One Nostoc punctiforme PCC 73102 DNA window includes the following coding sequences:
- a CDS encoding DUF6888 family protein, whose product MLSNLYKDIRLFRFDDKTGQVYILAGDELKVIILNNGIWDFVNEPEL is encoded by the coding sequence ATGCTGTCAAATCTTTATAAAGACATCCGCTTATTTCGATTTGACGATAAAACCGGACAGGTTTACATCCTGGCTGGAGATGAACTGAAAGTTATCATTTTGAATAATGGTATTTGGGATTTTGTCAATGAACCCGAATTATGA
- a CDS encoding DUF6887 family protein yields the protein MNPNYEQMSFTELRTYVVENREDIEALGFLMSKRDPNSKGYPMPVTEADMQAQMEIIRRKINGEL from the coding sequence ATGAACCCGAATTATGAGCAAATGAGTTTTACAGAGTTGAGAACTTATGTCGTGGAAAACCGCGAAGATATTGAAGCTCTAGGTTTTTTGATGAGCAAACGCGATCCTAATTCTAAAGGCTATCCTATGCCTGTTACCGAAGCTGATATGCAAGCCCAAATGGAAATTATTAGGCGTAAAATTAACGGAGAGCTTTGA
- a CDS encoding Uma2 family endonuclease, with amino-acid sequence MTASVEYIPVAPIEYPDEDGKPMAEGDIQCSYLTYARNVLRIYFQNHPDVYVAGNLFIYYEKGYPESVVAPDVFVVFGVENRDRRSYKTWEENNQTPDFVLEITSKATRSKDQGAKKGIYAFLGVREYFQYDPTGDYLNPQLQGLHLVDGNYFPVGTNTLADGTVYLPSEVLGLELRLEAGKLRFYNPTTSQTLLTHEEEASARQATEEKAQRLAAKLRELNIDPDSL; translated from the coding sequence ATGACAGCCTCAGTAGAGTATATCCCAGTTGCTCCAATTGAATACCCAGATGAGGACGGTAAGCCAATGGCTGAAGGTGATATCCAGTGCAGTTACTTGACTTATGCAAGAAATGTGCTGAGGATTTATTTCCAAAATCACCCAGATGTATACGTCGCTGGTAATCTATTTATTTACTACGAAAAAGGTTATCCAGAATCAGTTGTAGCTCCAGATGTATTTGTGGTGTTTGGAGTGGAAAACCGAGACAGACGCTCTTATAAAACCTGGGAAGAAAATAATCAAACCCCAGATTTTGTTCTAGAGATTACTTCAAAAGCTACCCGTAGCAAAGACCAAGGTGCAAAAAAAGGAATTTACGCTTTTCTGGGAGTGCGTGAATATTTTCAATATGACCCCACAGGCGATTATCTCAATCCCCAACTCCAGGGTTTACACTTGGTGGATGGGAATTATTTCCCAGTGGGAACTAATACCCTGGCAGATGGTACAGTATATCTACCCAGTGAAGTATTGGGGCTAGAGTTACGCCTAGAAGCAGGAAAACTGCGTTTTTACAATCCAACTACCAGTCAAACGCTGCTAACTCATGAAGAGGAAGCATCTGCACGACAAGCCACAGAAGAGAAAGCGCAAAGATTAGCTGCTAAACTCCGAGAATTGAATATTGATCCAGATAGTCTTTAA
- a CDS encoding cupin domain-containing protein, with protein MINKETAEHNLWGNNCHGWHLVKQPELSVIQEMMPPKTSEVRHYHQRCLRRATPTHQFFFILSRKATLEIDGSRQVLSQHEGVEVPPNVPHQMLNESDSDLEFLVISQPPTHGDRVLVS; from the coding sequence ATGATTAACAAAGAAACTGCCGAGCATAATTTATGGGGTAATAACTGTCATGGTTGGCATCTTGTTAAACAACCAGAGTTAAGTGTGATTCAAGAAATGATGCCACCAAAAACCTCAGAAGTTAGACACTATCACCAGCGATGTCTACGACGGGCTACACCTACGCACCAGTTTTTCTTTATCTTATCTCGAAAGGCAACCTTAGAAATCGATGGTTCCCGCCAAGTACTTTCTCAACACGAAGGTGTAGAAGTTCCGCCTAATGTTCCTCATCAGATGCTCAATGAAAGTGACTCTGATTTAGAATTTTTGGTGATTTCACAGCCTCCAACTCATGGCGATCGGGTTTTGGTTAGTTAA
- a CDS encoding DUF6717 family protein gives MNSIMVIHPYKFGEMWVFDDDKVGLVQEPFVAGADEIIERMVAQIPDAESGFSLVFSASPFPGYQIEFGWRREEYGGNWYYSADLDREGWLCPALFKYFDEAPKEFYAQFKAKTKL, from the coding sequence ATGAACTCAATCATGGTTATTCATCCTTATAAGTTCGGCGAAATGTGGGTGTTTGATGATGACAAGGTAGGTCTAGTTCAAGAGCCTTTCGTGGCGGGGGCAGACGAAATTATCGAAAGAATGGTGGCACAAATTCCAGATGCAGAGTCAGGGTTCAGTTTGGTATTTTCTGCATCTCCTTTTCCTGGCTACCAGATCGAGTTTGGCTGGCGGCGTGAAGAATATGGAGGTAACTGGTATTACAGTGCAGATTTAGATCGTGAAGGATGGCTTTGCCCTGCTCTATTTAAGTATTTTGATGAGGCTCCTAAAGAGTTTTACGCTCAGTTTAAAGCGAAAACAAAGTTGTAA
- the petA gene encoding cytochrome f — translation MRNVFRTARLTRSARAIVKTLLIAIATVTFYFTSDLALPQSAAAYPFWAQQTYPETPREPTGRIVCANCHLAAKVTEVEVPQSVLPDTVFKAIVKIPYDLSAQQVGADGSKVGLNVGAVLMLPEGFKIAPEDRISEELKEEIGDTAFQPYSEDKENVVIVGPLPGEQYQEIIFPVLSPNPATDKNIHFGKYSVHVGGNRGRGQVYPTGEKSNNSVYNASATGTITKIAKEEDADGNVKYLVNIQPESGDVVVDTVPLGPDLIVSEGQAVKTGDALTNNPNVGGFGQIDAEIVLQDSSRVKWMIAFVALVMLAQVMLVLKKKQVEKVQAAEMNF, via the coding sequence ATGAGAAATGTTTTCCGAACAGCGAGGTTAACTCGCAGTGCTAGAGCGATCGTAAAAACATTGCTCATAGCGATCGCCACTGTGACATTTTACTTCACCAGCGATCTAGCCCTTCCCCAATCAGCTGCCGCCTATCCATTTTGGGCACAGCAAACCTATCCCGAAACCCCCCGCGAACCTACTGGGCGCATTGTTTGTGCCAACTGTCACCTAGCCGCCAAAGTTACAGAAGTAGAAGTTCCTCAATCGGTTCTACCTGACACTGTATTCAAAGCTATAGTGAAAATCCCTTACGATCTGTCCGCCCAGCAAGTTGGTGCCGATGGTTCTAAGGTTGGCTTGAACGTCGGTGCTGTACTGATGCTACCTGAAGGCTTTAAGATTGCTCCCGAAGACCGGATTTCTGAGGAACTTAAAGAAGAAATTGGCGACACTGCCTTCCAACCCTACAGCGAAGACAAAGAAAATGTCGTCATCGTCGGTCCCTTACCTGGTGAACAGTATCAGGAAATCATCTTCCCAGTTCTTTCTCCCAACCCCGCAACTGACAAAAACATCCACTTCGGTAAATATTCAGTTCACGTAGGTGGTAATCGGGGACGCGGACAAGTTTATCCTACTGGCGAAAAGAGCAACAATAGTGTTTACAACGCTTCCGCCACTGGCACAATTACCAAGATTGCCAAAGAGGAAGATGCAGACGGGAACGTTAAATATCTAGTAAACATCCAACCTGAATCTGGTGATGTTGTTGTTGATACGGTTCCTTTAGGGCCAGACCTGATTGTTTCCGAAGGGCAAGCAGTTAAGACTGGTGATGCTTTGACCAACAACCCGAACGTCGGTGGATTCGGTCAAATAGATGCAGAAATCGTACTGCAAGATTCCTCTAGAGTCAAATGGATGATTGCATTCGTAGCTCTTGTAATGTTGGCTCAAGTTATGCTTGTGCTGAAGAAGAAGCAGGTTGAGAAAGTTCAAGCTGCTGAAATGAATTTCTAA
- the petC gene encoding cytochrome b6-f complex iron-sulfur subunit: MAQFSESADVPDMGRRQFMNLLTFGTVTGVALGALYPVVNYFIPPATGGAGGGTTAKDELGNDVSVTKFLENRNAGDRNLVQGLKGDPTYIVVDSKEAIKDYGINAICTHLGCVVPWNVAENKFKCPCHGSQYDETGKVVRGPAPLSLALAHTNVSDDKIVLTPWTETDFRTGDAPWWS; this comes from the coding sequence ATGGCTCAATTTTCTGAATCAGCAGACGTGCCCGATATGGGTCGTCGTCAGTTCATGAATCTGCTCACTTTTGGGACTGTCACTGGAGTAGCTCTGGGTGCATTGTATCCCGTTGTCAACTACTTTATTCCACCCGCAACTGGTGGTGCTGGTGGCGGTACAACGGCAAAAGATGAGCTAGGTAACGATGTTAGCGTCACCAAATTTCTAGAAAACCGGAATGCAGGCGATCGCAACCTAGTCCAAGGACTTAAGGGAGATCCTACCTATATTGTGGTAGACAGCAAAGAGGCGATCAAAGATTATGGCATTAACGCCATCTGCACCCACTTAGGTTGTGTCGTCCCCTGGAACGTTGCTGAGAACAAATTTAAATGTCCTTGTCATGGTTCCCAATATGACGAAACAGGTAAGGTTGTTCGGGGTCCAGCACCACTGTCTTTGGCTTTAGCCCATACCAATGTAAGCGACGACAAAATCGTTTTGACCCCTTGGACAGAAACCGACTTCCGCACCGGTGATGCACCTTGGTGGAGTTAA
- a CDS encoding DUF3067 family protein: MTGQELRQMLLDKWGYSYDVQFRRAQGKIFLQVMWKYLEQASFPLSEAEYQEHLDSIANYLHALGGSTQVQTFIAQTRDRPRLGKAVSIPLDLGERSSEWIL, from the coding sequence ATGACAGGACAGGAATTACGTCAGATGTTGCTTGATAAGTGGGGATATTCTTATGATGTCCAGTTCCGACGGGCACAGGGAAAGATATTTTTGCAAGTAATGTGGAAATATCTGGAGCAAGCTTCTTTTCCCTTGAGTGAGGCAGAGTACCAAGAGCATCTTGACAGCATTGCTAATTATCTCCATGCTTTGGGCGGGTCAACACAAGTACAAACATTTATTGCCCAAACACGCGATCGCCCCCGCCTCGGTAAGGCTGTTAGCATTCCTTTAGATTTGGGTGAACGTTCTTCTGAATGGATATTATGA
- a CDS encoding Nramp family divalent metal transporter has protein sequence MKKIFEIALGIVTSIGGFLDVGAIATAAEAGSIFGFQLIWAIILGTICVIFLVEMSGRLAAVSKHTLAAAVRERFGFNFYIIPLIAEIIVDFLVLAAEIGGVCIALQLLTGISFQWYALPVAFAIWLLIWYGNFGIIENGISVLGLVTLVFVVATFKLHPSLTQLGSGLLPTLPQQDTAHYLYLGVGILGALISPYLFYFYSSGAVEDKWDEGYIGVNRAVAGLGMSFGSVVSLGVLIVSALVLKPKGIEVDSYEQAALMLTESFGYWGFVLFAVSLGIACFGAALEVTLDTAYIVAQSFGWNWGENLKPKDAARFSLVYTVFVFLASLLMVFGIDPLQLTLFSMAITAVILPPVIIPFLVLMNDELYVGNYRNGWISNSVVIFTIVLTFVLAIVAIPLEILGG, from the coding sequence ATGAAGAAAATTTTTGAAATCGCGCTGGGGATTGTGACTAGTATAGGTGGCTTTTTGGATGTAGGTGCGATCGCCACAGCAGCAGAGGCTGGATCTATTTTCGGCTTTCAATTAATCTGGGCGATTATCCTGGGTACAATTTGTGTGATTTTTTTGGTAGAAATGTCTGGGCGGTTAGCAGCAGTTAGCAAGCATACATTAGCTGCTGCGGTGCGTGAACGTTTTGGGTTTAATTTTTATATTATTCCACTGATTGCAGAAATTATAGTTGACTTTTTAGTTTTAGCTGCTGAAATCGGTGGTGTTTGCATCGCCTTACAACTGCTAACAGGTATTAGCTTTCAGTGGTATGCTTTACCCGTTGCCTTTGCAATTTGGTTGCTAATTTGGTACGGCAATTTTGGCATTATTGAAAATGGTATTTCCGTATTAGGGTTGGTGACACTAGTTTTTGTCGTCGCTACTTTCAAGTTGCATCCATCTTTAACACAACTTGGCAGTGGTTTGTTGCCAACTCTGCCACAACAAGATACCGCTCATTATTTATACCTTGGGGTTGGAATTTTAGGTGCTTTGATTAGCCCCTATTTATTTTACTTCTACTCATCTGGGGCAGTAGAAGATAAATGGGATGAAGGGTATATCGGTGTAAATCGCGCCGTTGCCGGTTTAGGGATGAGCTTTGGTAGTGTCGTATCACTAGGGGTATTGATTGTGTCGGCATTAGTACTCAAACCCAAAGGCATTGAGGTAGATAGCTACGAACAGGCGGCGTTGATGTTGACAGAATCTTTTGGGTACTGGGGCTTTGTGCTATTTGCCGTGTCCTTGGGCATTGCTTGCTTTGGTGCAGCACTGGAGGTTACTCTCGATACAGCCTATATTGTGGCTCAGTCTTTTGGTTGGAATTGGGGCGAAAATCTCAAACCAAAAGATGCCGCACGTTTTAGTTTGGTCTACACTGTGTTTGTCTTTCTCGCTTCTTTATTAATGGTATTTGGAATCGATCCATTGCAATTGACTTTGTTTTCAATGGCGATTACAGCAGTAATTTTGCCGCCTGTGATTATACCATTTCTGGTGTTGATGAATGATGAATTATATGTCGGCAATTATCGCAACGGTTGGATAAGTAATAGTGTTGTTATCTTTACAATTGTGCTGACATTCGTGTTAGCGATCGTTGCTATCCCACTAGAAATTCTTGGAGGGTGA
- a CDS encoding tRNA-binding protein produces MFISYSDFEKIEIHVGKVIKVEEFPQAKKPAYKLWIDFGDLGIKKSSAQITKLYDQEKLINTLILAVTNFPPRQIANFVSEVLVLGVVLDDGEVVLIQPDRDVAVGKRVF; encoded by the coding sequence ATGTTTATTAGCTATAGTGATTTTGAAAAAATCGAGATTCATGTAGGCAAAGTCATTAAAGTCGAAGAATTTCCTCAAGCCAAAAAACCAGCTTATAAATTGTGGATAGATTTTGGCGATTTGGGCATTAAAAAATCTAGTGCCCAAATTACTAAACTTTATGACCAAGAAAAATTAATCAACACATTAATATTAGCTGTTACTAACTTTCCACCCCGTCAAATAGCTAATTTTGTCTCCGAAGTTTTAGTCTTGGGAGTAGTTTTAGATGATGGAGAAGTTGTATTAATTCAGCCTGATAGAGATGTAGCGGTGGGCAAAAGAGTCTTTTAG
- the tatC gene encoding twin-arginine translocase subunit TatC, protein MPPLQDVDTVNVPNIDPEGYGNSDTDPLNELPDEVEMSLFDHLEELRQRIFYSLIAVAIGIIGCFFAVKPIVQLLEVPAQGVKFLQLAPGEYFFVSLKVAAYTGLVLSSPFILYQIIQFVLPGLTRRERRLLGPVVFGSSVLFGAGLVFAYLLLIPAALKFFISYGADVVEQLWSIDKYFEFVLLLLFSTGLAFQIPIIQLLLGNLNIVSSERMVSGWRYVIMGAVVLGAVLTPSTDPLTQSLLAGAVLGLYFGGVGLVKLTGK, encoded by the coding sequence ATGCCGCCTTTACAAGACGTAGATACTGTAAACGTTCCCAACATCGACCCAGAAGGATATGGCAACTCGGATACAGATCCTCTTAATGAGTTGCCAGATGAAGTCGAAATGTCCCTTTTCGACCATCTAGAAGAGTTACGACAACGAATTTTTTATTCGCTGATTGCCGTAGCGATAGGTATTATTGGCTGTTTCTTTGCCGTTAAGCCGATTGTCCAGCTGCTTGAGGTTCCAGCACAAGGAGTCAAATTTCTCCAACTTGCACCTGGTGAATATTTCTTTGTCTCCCTCAAAGTCGCAGCCTACACTGGTTTAGTGCTTTCTAGTCCTTTCATTCTTTACCAAATTATCCAGTTTGTGCTTCCAGGACTGACTCGCCGCGAACGCCGTTTATTGGGGCCTGTGGTTTTTGGTTCGAGTGTACTGTTTGGCGCGGGGTTAGTATTTGCCTATTTACTCCTTATCCCCGCAGCGTTGAAATTTTTCATCAGCTACGGAGCAGATGTAGTTGAACAACTTTGGTCAATAGATAAATATTTTGAATTTGTGCTGCTACTTTTATTCAGCACTGGTTTAGCATTTCAAATTCCCATCATCCAATTGTTGCTCGGTAATTTGAATATTGTCTCGTCTGAACGGATGGTTTCTGGTTGGCGTTACGTGATTATGGGAGCAGTGGTTTTAGGAGCTGTACTTACACCTTCTACCGATCCTCTAACTCAAAGTCTTTTGGCGGGAGCCGTTTTAGGGCTTTATTTCGGTGGTGTTGGGCTGGTGAAGCTCACAGGTAAATAA
- a CDS encoding SDR family oxidoreductase, producing the protein MVVEHQRTVVVTGASTGIGQACALLLDQLGFSVFAGVRQNIDAQTLKQKGSPRLIPIFLDVTDAESIADAVDKVTNEVGGTGILGLVNNAGIAIPGPLELLAIAEFQHQMQVNVTGQLAVTQAFLGLLRQSRGRIINMGSIAGRSPTPFLGAYNASKFALEALTDVMRMELRPWGISVSIIEPGSIATPIWEKSLSQSEVAQYDLPQSAQNLYGQAMNIVRKKMQILASKGISADIVAQTVVHALTAKQPKTRYLVGSDAKLGAVLKHILSDKLHDQIILYSMGL; encoded by the coding sequence ATGGTTGTAGAACATCAACGTACAGTGGTGGTTACGGGAGCATCAACAGGAATTGGCCAAGCGTGTGCTTTGCTTTTAGACCAGTTGGGCTTCTCTGTTTTTGCTGGCGTGCGTCAAAATATTGATGCTCAAACACTTAAGCAGAAAGGATCGCCAAGACTCATTCCCATTTTTTTAGATGTTACTGATGCTGAATCGATCGCAGATGCGGTTGATAAGGTAACAAATGAAGTCGGTGGTACTGGAATTTTAGGTTTAGTGAATAATGCAGGAATTGCTATCCCTGGGCCTTTAGAATTATTAGCGATCGCAGAATTTCAACACCAGATGCAGGTTAATGTCACCGGACAATTAGCGGTGACACAAGCATTTCTTGGTCTTTTACGCCAAAGTCGGGGCCGAATTATCAATATGGGTTCCATTGCTGGTAGGAGTCCTACGCCGTTCTTAGGAGCTTACAATGCTTCTAAGTTTGCCTTGGAAGCACTCACTGATGTCATGCGGATGGAATTACGTCCTTGGGGAATCTCGGTTTCAATTATTGAACCTGGTTCCATCGCTACCCCAATTTGGGAAAAGTCCCTAAGTCAATCGGAAGTAGCACAGTATGATTTACCGCAATCGGCACAAAATCTCTACGGTCAAGCAATGAATATTGTCCGCAAGAAAATGCAGATTCTCGCATCTAAGGGAATTTCTGCGGATATTGTCGCTCAGACTGTTGTTCATGCGCTCACTGCAAAGCAACCCAAGACGCGCTATCTGGTTGGCTCAGATGCCAAACTCGGAGCGGTGCTAAAGCATATTTTGTCTGATAAGCTACATGACCAGATAATTTTATACTCAATGGGATTGTAG
- a CDS encoding P-loop NTPase fold protein, which produces MLLDLERFYQACNPSRPLIIGNASDRRYYIDFAAVRGGKIIEALQRTIARISPDEPTCQLFTGHLGCGKSTELLRLKAELEAQQFHVVYFESTHVLEMADVDVTDILLAIAGQVSESLEAMKIRLKSTYFTKLFGEIVDFLQTPIDLGVEAELSVGIAKITAKTKESPQLRRRLRDYLEPRTANILQSINQELLERATKELKTKGKKGLVVIVDNLDRVAIRPLPSGRSLPEYLFIQRGEQLRKLNCHVVYTIPLALTFSNDSAELQHRLGGGVAPKMLPMIPVRLRSGEIFPQGLAMLRQMVLARAFPDILPSDRLGLITEVFDSLETLDRLCLISGGHVRDLLGLLFDCLREQDPPFERECVDLVIQRQRDYRANAIDPQEWELIFQVVQQQRVRGDIEYHTLLRSLFVFEYRDHQGAWFAVNPVLAETEKFKSWLNDTHKQI; this is translated from the coding sequence ATGCTCCTAGATTTAGAAAGATTTTATCAGGCTTGCAATCCGAGCAGACCTCTAATCATAGGAAACGCCAGCGATCGCAGGTACTATATTGATTTTGCTGCGGTACGGGGTGGCAAAATCATCGAAGCTTTGCAGCGCACGATCGCTCGAATATCACCGGATGAACCAACTTGTCAGCTATTTACAGGACATCTCGGCTGTGGAAAATCAACGGAATTGTTGCGGTTGAAAGCTGAATTGGAAGCGCAGCAATTTCATGTAGTTTACTTTGAGTCTACCCATGTCTTAGAAATGGCAGATGTGGATGTGACTGATATTTTGTTGGCGATCGCAGGCCAAGTAAGTGAAAGCCTAGAAGCTATGAAAATCAGGCTCAAATCTACTTACTTTACCAAGTTGTTTGGTGAAATTGTGGATTTTCTGCAAACACCAATTGACCTGGGGGTAGAAGCAGAGTTGTCTGTGGGAATTGCCAAAATTACAGCCAAAACTAAAGAAAGTCCCCAATTGCGGCGGCGGTTAAGAGATTATTTAGAACCACGAACAGCAAATATTTTACAGTCAATTAATCAAGAATTGCTAGAACGTGCCACCAAGGAACTGAAAACTAAAGGTAAAAAAGGACTGGTGGTTATTGTTGATAACCTGGATAGAGTTGCAATTCGACCTTTGCCATCGGGGCGATCGCTGCCAGAATACTTATTTATTCAGCGTGGTGAACAGTTACGCAAACTAAATTGCCATGTAGTCTACACAATTCCTTTAGCCCTGACTTTCTCCAACGATAGCGCCGAACTTCAACATCGTTTGGGGGGAGGTGTCGCACCAAAAATGTTACCGATGATACCTGTACGTCTGCGCTCTGGAGAGATTTTTCCTCAAGGGTTAGCCATGTTGCGGCAAATGGTTCTAGCTAGAGCTTTCCCAGACATTTTACCTAGCGATCGGTTAGGCTTAATTACAGAGGTGTTTGATAGTTTGGAAACCTTAGATCGGTTGTGCTTGATTAGTGGTGGTCATGTCCGTGACTTGCTAGGGTTACTGTTTGACTGTCTGCGAGAACAAGATCCACCTTTTGAGCGGGAGTGTGTTGATTTGGTGATTCAAAGACAGCGAGATTACCGAGCCAACGCTATCGATCCTCAAGAGTGGGAATTAATCTTTCAGGTGGTGCAACAGCAACGGGTGAGAGGTGATATAGAATACCACACTTTATTGCGAAGTTTATTTGTATTTGAATACCGAGATCATCAGGGAGCTTGGTTTGCCGTCAACCCAGTTTTAGCAGAGACGGAAAAATTTAAATCATGGTTGAACGACACCCACAAGCAGATATAA